One segment of Primulina tabacum isolate GXHZ01 chromosome 6, ASM2559414v2, whole genome shotgun sequence DNA contains the following:
- the LOC142549609 gene encoding uncharacterized protein LOC142549609, with translation MAVVSGSASKKSVSGKEKIKSPQKKEIKSQKSSGSVENVVISSPSKRNKSPGVRLMGGRIYDSVNGKTCHQCRQKTRDFVAACTIQRSNKPCPIMFCHKCLLNRYGEKAEEVSALGEWSCPRCRGICNCSICMKKRGHQPTGILVTTAKATGFSSVSEMLLKGVGQFTNMVASPSKEAAVSPRKRGKENSFDGKVDANLPNPIGMKSKEVKVVKYGNKDNDASLKRIGSNKGKTMQEQPEETHNHKGNIDILTRENGSSVCEKKTKKTKRNRSDGMHDRTDDNVNLEENGVHNDVKKLKTARDGLAEKEYSNKNEFNLARRTSPRKLDAIIINNKSKKRESCNAIDDLKEIVNGTIIVTKDGGGNGKRKKEKESKAANNKDVLKPQNEDFHIEIPLPMGSDLLSVAGIDVCAEYVGEALQFLEFCAVFAKILEVKKGQPESILRDLLHGRTGRCRKFSATVQFCIQLISDIQTDRGEYETLSPSNGKNSWFHALKKCLSESRGGHKVHGLDSLDNASDYETLATSKRLKLLNFLCDEVLGTQKVRNWIDDQNRRHAEKVKEARQLVTEAKNKEKSLKQKMQDDIAKAIIINNSSCLSISEHEAIVYRIKAEAAQAHAKVLKPTGLMNTNKKSDVVRIEPIYKGRGGHAYWKLNCIGKSDVLHQNIGNGESLNFDEKWFVIDAEGKEVIEKHILSLRGRRIRASRG, from the exons ATGGCGGTTGTTTCAGGTTCTGCTTCCAAGAAGAGTGTATCTGGGAAGGAAAAGATTAAGAGTCCTCAGAAGAAGGAAATCAAGTCCCAGAAATCATCTGGGTCTGTGGAAAATGTTGTTATTTCTTCACCTTCGAAGAGGAACAAGTCTCCCGGAGTACGGCTTATGGGTGGCCGGATTTACGATTCCGTCAACGGGAAAACTTGTCATCAG TGTCGTCAAAAAACTAGAGACTTTGTAGCAGCGTGCACAATTCAGAGGAGCAACAAACCGTGCCCCATTATGTTTTGTCATAAATGCCTCTTGAACAG GTATGGAGAAAAGGCAGAAGAAGTATCTGCTTTAGGGGAGTGGAGTTGTCCCAGATGCAGAGGGATTTGCAACTGCAGTATTTGCAT GAAGAAAAGAGGTCATCAACCCACTGGTATACTTGTCACTACAGCAAAGGCAACTGGATTTTCTTCTGTTTCTGAGATGCTTCTTAAAGGGGTGGGGCAATTCACCAACATGGTTGCTTCACCGTCTAAG GAAGCTGCTGTGTCTCCTAGAAAACGGGGAAAGGAAAATTCTTTTGATGGAAAAGTGGATGCAAATCTACCAAATCCTATTGGAATGAAGTCCAAGGAAGTTAAAGTGGTGAAATATGGCAACAAAGACAATGATGCCTCTCTGAAGAGAATTGGCTCTAATAAGGGAAAAACAATGCAGGAGCAGCCTGAAGAGACACATAATCACAAGgggaatattgatattttaaCAAGAGAAAATGGTTCATCTGTCTGTgagaaaaaaacaaagaaaacaaaGAGGAATAGATCAGATGGGATGCATGATAGAACTGATGATAACGTAAACTTGGAGGAGAATGGTGTTCATAATGATGTGAAGAAACTGAAAACAGCTAGGGATGGATTAGCAGAGAAGGAATATAGCAACAAGAATGAATTCAATTTAGCCAGGAGGACGAGTCCTAGAAAGTTGGATgccattattattaataataaatccAAGAAAAGGGAATCATGCAATGCTATAGATGATCTAAAAGAAATTGTGAATGGGACAATCATTGTTACCAAAGATGGCGGTGGAAATggtaaaagaaaaaaagaaaaggaaagcaAGGCCGCAAATAACAAAGATGTTTTGAAGCCTCAAAATGAAGATTTTCATATTGAAATCCCATTGCCCATGGGAAGTGACTTGCTAAGTGTTGCTGGAATCGATGTATGTGCGGAATATGTTGGAGAAGCTTTGCAGTTCTTAGAATTCTGTGCTGTTTTCGCAAAG ATCCTTGAGGTGAAAAAAGGGCAACCAGAATCTATTCTTCGAGACTTATTACATGGGCGAACTGGACGCTGCAGGAAATTTTCTGCAACTGTCCAGTTCTGTATTCAGCTGATATCTGATATACAGACTGATAGAGGGGAATA TGAAACTCTAAGCCCATCAAATGGGAAAAACTCATGGTTCCATGCACTTAAGAAATGCTTGTCTGAATCTAGAGGTGGACACAAAGTGCATGGATTGGATTCTTTAGATAATGCATCTGATTACGAGACACTAGCTACTTCAAAAAGGCTTAAGCTCTTAAACTTTCTGTGTGATGAAGTTCTTGGAACTCA AAAGGTACGGAATTGGATAGACGACCAAAACAGAAGACATGCTGAAAAGGTCAAGGAAGCTAGACAACTAGTTACTGAAGCAAAAAACAAg GAGAAGAGTTTGAAGCAGAAAATGCAAGATGATATTGCCAAGGCAATTATCATCAATAACAGTTCCTGTCTTTCAATCTCTGAACATGAAGCCATTGTCTATCGCATTAAAGCGGAGGCAGCACAAGCTCATGCCAAGGTGCTCAAGCCAACAGGCCTGATGAACA CTAATAAGAAATCTGATGTTGTAAGAATAGAGCCTATCTACAAGGGTCGTGGTGGTCATGCATACTGGAAATTGAATTGCATAGGAAAATCTGATGTGCTGCATCAAA ATATTGGAAATGGAGAATCTCTTAACTTCGACGAGAAATGGTTTGTTATTGATGCCGAAGGAAAAGAAGTCATTGAAAAGCACATACTCTCTTTAAG GGGACGAAGGATAAGGGCCTCAAGGGGATAA
- the LOC142549611 gene encoding uncharacterized protein LOC142549611 translates to MQMKPTATAATMSSGGGGGGMTLSALRFGNSGRTYLRLWPLSKSIEPDLSGVVCFTARNQGSILLKNQAAMKLKLVPRAAESTQPSSSVANAAANIKKDTVPDNEFSLAKVSFGVIGLGVGVTLLSYGFGAYFNVLPGSEWSALMLTYGFPLAVIGMALKYAELKPVPCLTYSDAQKLREKCATEILKQVRNDVTRYRYGDEQHLEEALKRIFQYGQGGGISRRSAPILRSIREEVTEDGLYCLTLVFEAKALGLSDFEQRQAKFTTFFGPGITAEIAEGQNNLYEVKLISNTTP, encoded by the exons ATGCAAATGAAACCGACGGCCACGGCGGCGACTATGTCTAGTGGTGGCGGAGGAGGAGGAATGACACTCAGCGCTCTGCGTTTCGGGAATTCCGGACGCACCTATTTACGGCTGTGGCCTTTATCAAAGTCTATCGAACCCGACCTCTCCGGTGTAGTTTGCTTTACCGCCAGAAATCAAGGTtcaattttgttaaaaaatcaAGCTGCAATGAAACTCAAACTTGTCCCCAGAGCTGCAGAATCGACTCAGCCTTCCTCTTCTGTGGCCAATGCTGCTGCAAACATCAAGAAAGACACTGTTCCGGATAATGAGTTTTCGCTTGCCAAG GTTTCTTTTGGTGTCATTGGGTTAGGTGTTGGCGTGACGCTTCTCTC CTATGGATTCGGGGCATACTTCAATGTCCTCCCAGGATCTGAATGGTCAGCGCTGATGCTGACCTACGGCTTTCCTCTCGCAGTAATTGGCATGGCTCTGAAG TATGCAGAGCTTAAGCCAGTGCCCTGCTTGACCTACTCAGATGCTCAGAAGCTGAGAGAAAAATGTGCTACTGAAATTCTTAAGCAG GTTAGGAATGATGTTACAAGATACCGGTATGGGGACGAACAGCATCTGGAAGAAGCATTAAAGCGAATTTTCCAATATGGCCAG GGTGGAGGAATATCACGCAGGAGTGCTCCTATTCTACGAAGTATCCGGGAAGAA GTTACTGAGGATGGTCTATACTGTTTgacattggtatttgaggctaaAGCCCTGGGTCTCTCTGATTTTGAGCAAAGACAG GCAAAGTTTACTACATTCTTCGGACCAGGAATCACAGCTGAAATTG CCGAGGGACAGAACAATTTATACGAGGTCAAGCTAATTTCAAACACAACACCGTAA
- the LOC142549613 gene encoding T-complex protein 1 subunit zeta 1-like, whose amino-acid sequence MSLRVLNPNAEVLNKSHALHMNINAAKGLQDVLRTNLGPKGTIKMLVGGAGDIKLTKDGNTLLKEMQIQNPTAIMIARTAVAQDDMSGDGTTSTVIFIGELMKQSERYIDEGTHPRVLVDGFEIAKRATLQFLENFKTPVVMGDVPDTEILKMVGRTALRTKLYEALADQLTDIVVNSVLCIHKSEEPIDLFMVEIMHMRHKFDVDTRLVEGLVLDHGSRHPDMKRRAENCHILTCNVSLEYEKSEVNAGFFYSNAEQREAMVAAERRSVDQRVQKIIDLKNKVCSGNDNSFVVINQKGIDPPSLDLLAREGIVALRRAKRRNMERLVLACGGEAVNSVDDLTPDCLGWAGLVYEHVLGEEKYTFVENVKNPHSCTILIKGPNDHTIAQIKDAVRDGLRAVKNTIEDEAVVLGAGAFEVAARQHLVNEVKRTVQGRAQLGVEAFAEALLVIPKTLADNSGLDTQDVIIDLTGEHDKGNVVGLNQHTGEPIDPHMEGIFDNYSVKRQIINSAPVIASQLLLVDEVIRAGRNMRKPS is encoded by the exons ATGTCGCTCAGGGTGTTGAATCCGAACGCGGAGGTGCTCAACAAATCACATGCGCTTCACATGAACATCAATGCCGCAAAGGGACTCCAAGATGTTCTTAGAACCAATCTCGGCCCTAAAGGCACTATCAAGAT GCTTGTGGGTGGAGCTGGTGATATTAAACTAACCAAGGACGGTAACACTCTTTTGAAAGAGATG CAAATTCAAAACCCTACCGCCATAATGATTGCAAGGACTGCTGTTGCTCAAGACGATATGAGTGGAGATGGTACAACTTCTACTGTTATCTTTATTGGTGAGCTTATGAAGCAATCAGAACGGTACATAGATGAAG GAACGCATCCACGAGTTTTAGTTGATGGATTTGAAATTGCCAAAAGAGCAACTCtccaatttcttgaaaatttcaagACTCCAGTGGTGATGGGTGATGTACCTGATACAGAGATACTGAAGATGGTGGGAAGAACGGCATTAAGGACAAAG CTATATGAGGCATTGGCTGATCAATTGACTGATATAGTTGTAAATTCT GTTCTCTGCATCCATAAGTCTGAAGAGCCTATTGATCTTTTTATGGTTGAGATAATGCACATGCGTCACAAGTTTGATGTAGACACTCGTCTG GTTGAGGGTCTTGTTCTTGACCATGGATCTAGACATCCAGATATGAAACGCCGAGCAGAAAATTGTCATATTTTAACCTGTAATGTTTCATTGGAGTATGAGAAGAG TGAAGTAAATGCAGGATTTTTCTACTCAAATGCAGAACAGAGAGAAGCAATGGTTGCAGCTGAGAGACGATCTGTTGATCAAAGAGTACagaaaattattgatttgaagAACAAG GTGTGTTCTGGTAATGATAACAGTTTTGTTGTCATCAATCAAAAAGGAATCGATCCTCCATCGTTGGATCTTCTTGCTCGAGAAGGA ATAGTTGCCTTGCGAAGAGCCAAAAGGAGAAACATGGAGAGATTAGTTTTAGCTTGTGGTGGAGAGGCTGTCAATTCAGTTGATGACTTAACTCCTGACTGTCTTGGTTGGGCTGGATTGGTCTATGAGCATGTACTTGGAGAAGAGAAGTACACATTTGTAGAAAACGTGAAAAATCCACACTCCTGTACAATCCTCATAAAAG GACCAAATGATCACACAATTGCTCAGATTAAGGATGCTGTTCGTGATGGGCTGAGGGCAGTGAAAAATACTATTGAAGATGAAGCTGTTGTACTA GGTGCAGGGGCTTTTGAGGTGGCTGCCAGACAACACCTTGTTAATGAAGTGAAGAGAACTGTTCAAGGG CGCGCTCAACTTGGTGTGGAAGCATTTGCCGAAGCGCTTCTTGTGATTCCAAAGACGCTAGCCGATAACTCTGGACTTGATACTCAAGATGTGATCATTGATCTCACg GGAGAACATGACAAGGGAAATGTAGTTGGCCTTAATCAACACACTGGAGAACCTATTGACCCGCATATGGAGGGCATCTTTGACAATTACTCTGTCAAACGTCAGATCATAAACTCTGC CCCTGTGATTGCATCTCAGTTGCTACTCGTTGATGAAGTTATTCGTGCTGGGCGTAACATGAGGAAACCTAGCTAG
- the LOC142549610 gene encoding uncharacterized protein LOC142549610 — protein sequence MSPILTRDSMEQCQITSRRHGDTDFSLNEWALKARISRENTHSRRFSASNLRSFREDLAPNMAISSTASSPGYTAREEINPSTYSFTTALKALQARTVYSWEYIPTDGVATLSSKWNDAEKYISNPLSGEVPLECLSAKTLSGRTFRNVTSRITMSAPLIYPSHLQQFHAKSPIIELEDETKITVQEKQQCTTRDVGTQSTPVDVSSSSPSPAPTPSIEERSIKHSDVEGGDSSACFSENSKSETELEEKETTDKQYTERNEAAETKKMRKQIMCIMCSSSSQGAVGCLSVISLKGLWMRTKTKKGPKINQENTDHSTIFYPINKWLLKNNAL from the exons ATGTCACCCATTTTGACCAGAGATTCCATGGAGCAATGCCAGATTACTTCACGGCGACACGGTGACACGGATTTCAGCTTGAATGAATGGGCACTCAAGGCCCGGATTTCCCGTGAAAACACGCATTCGAGAAGATTTTCGGCGTCAAATTTAAGGAGTTTTAGAGAAGATCTAGCACCAAACATGGCCATTTCTAGCACTGCTTCCTCACCAGGATACACAGCAAGAG AGGAAATTAACCCTTCAACGTATTCATTTACCACTGCCTTAAAAG CATTACAGGCCAGAACTGTGTATTCGTGGGAGTATATACCAACCGATGGAGTTGCCACCCTCAGCTCCAAATGGAACGACGCAGAAAAGTATATCAGCAATCCCTTATCAGGAGAAGTCCCTTTGGAATGTTTATCTGCAAAGACACTAAGCGGGAGAACGTTTCGAAACGTAACGAGTAGGATCACAATGTCCGCACCACTCATTTATCCTTCTCACTTGCAGCAGTTTCATGCCAAGTCCCCAATAATTGAACTTGAGGATGAAACGAAAATCACAGTTCAAG AGAAACAACAGTGCACGACTAGAGATGTGGGCACGCAGAGCACTCCAGTTGATGTTAGTTCAAGCAGTCCTAGTCCTGCTCCAACTCCTTCAATTGAAGAAAGATCCATAAAACATAGTGATGTAGAAGGTGGAGATTCATCTGCTTGCTTCAGTGAAAACTCGAAGTCGGAGACAGAG CTAGAAGAGAAAGAGACAACAGACAAACAGTACACAGAAAGAAATGAAGCAGCAGAGACAAAGAAAATGAGGAAGCAGATAATGTGCATCAtgtgcagcagcagcagccagGGAGCTGTGGGATGCCTATCAGTTATATCATTGAAGGGTTTGTggatgagaacaaagacgaaaaAAGGGCCAAAAATAAACCAAGAAAACACTGACCATTCTACCATTTTTTACCCTATAAATAAGTGGTTGCTAAAAAACAATGCATTGTAA